In one window of Kitasatospora sp. MMS16-BH015 DNA:
- a CDS encoding APC family permease, translating into MMGTTRQQSAPRTEEPPDTDGPGEAGSPGESRDRLSVLGGLAALSLDAMASVAYGPESIVLVLAAAGSYGLGFTLPVTVAIAVLLAVLVASYRQVVAAFPDGGGSYAVAKAHLGRRTALTAAASLVVDYVLNVAVSVTAGVAALTSAVPGLYDQRVWLCLGVLALVTAVNLRGIAESARWFMVPTAVFVLAILTVIVVGLFRTEPAATATAAAAGQATALSGDATSVGVLLLLKAFASGCSALTGVEAVANAVPSFRAPRVRRAQRTEVALGALLGVMLIGLAVLIGRFHLQPVAGVTVLAQLTDASLGHGFGFYLVQFATVVLLALAANTSFGGLPVLLRLLARDNHLPHVFALRADHQVHRHGVLFLALVSAGLLVGSGGDVNSLVPLFAIGVFVGFTICQVGMVRHWFGQRGPGWRGKALLNGAGALLTGTATVVVTGTKFTEGAWGICLALPLLVLLFELVHRSYARIGERLELGRVPGAVTRQRSLVIVPVHTITRLTRDALCAAVSLGDEVVAVTVMHTEPDAEDRAAAEALKRDWELWNPGVPLVEVPDAHRRLGRPLAGYANELAAARAYDRITVLIPEVEPARLWQRALQNQRGAVIDRALRRHTDAVVCRLRLRM; encoded by the coding sequence ATGATGGGCACCACCCGGCAGCAGAGCGCACCGCGCACCGAGGAACCCCCGGATACCGACGGCCCCGGGGAGGCCGGTAGCCCCGGCGAGAGCCGGGACCGCCTCAGCGTGCTCGGCGGCCTCGCCGCCCTCTCCCTCGACGCGATGGCCTCCGTCGCGTACGGCCCGGAGTCGATCGTGCTGGTGCTGGCGGCGGCCGGCAGCTACGGGTTGGGGTTCACGCTGCCGGTCACGGTGGCGATCGCGGTGCTGCTGGCGGTGCTGGTGGCCAGCTACCGGCAGGTGGTGGCGGCCTTCCCGGACGGCGGCGGCTCGTACGCGGTGGCCAAGGCGCACCTGGGCCGCCGCACGGCGCTCACCGCCGCCGCCTCGCTGGTGGTCGACTACGTGCTGAACGTGGCGGTCTCGGTGACCGCCGGCGTCGCGGCGCTGACCTCCGCGGTGCCGGGGCTGTACGACCAGCGGGTCTGGCTCTGCCTGGGGGTACTCGCGCTGGTCACGGCGGTGAACCTGCGCGGGATCGCCGAATCGGCCCGGTGGTTCATGGTGCCCACGGCGGTGTTCGTGCTGGCGATCCTGACGGTGATCGTGGTCGGCCTGTTCCGCACCGAGCCGGCCGCTACGGCGACCGCGGCCGCAGCCGGCCAGGCGACGGCGCTGAGCGGCGACGCGACGAGCGTCGGCGTCCTGCTGCTGCTCAAGGCCTTCGCCTCGGGCTGTTCGGCGCTGACCGGCGTGGAGGCGGTGGCCAACGCCGTGCCCTCCTTCCGGGCGCCGCGGGTGCGGCGGGCGCAGCGGACGGAGGTGGCGCTCGGGGCGCTGCTCGGCGTGATGCTGATCGGGCTGGCCGTGCTGATCGGCCGTTTCCACCTCCAGCCGGTGGCGGGGGTCACCGTGCTGGCCCAGCTGACGGACGCCTCGCTCGGCCACGGGTTCGGCTTCTACCTGGTGCAGTTCGCCACCGTGGTGCTGCTCGCGCTGGCCGCGAACACCTCCTTCGGCGGCCTGCCGGTGCTGCTGCGCCTGCTGGCCCGCGACAACCACCTGCCGCACGTCTTCGCGCTGCGCGCCGACCACCAGGTGCACCGGCACGGCGTGCTCTTCCTCGCGCTGGTCTCGGCCGGGCTGCTGGTCGGTTCGGGCGGGGACGTGAACAGCCTGGTGCCGCTCTTCGCGATCGGGGTGTTCGTCGGCTTCACGATCTGTCAGGTCGGGATGGTGCGGCACTGGTTCGGGCAGCGCGGCCCGGGCTGGCGCGGCAAGGCGCTGCTGAACGGCGCCGGCGCCCTGCTCACCGGCACCGCGACGGTGGTGGTCACCGGCACGAAGTTCACCGAGGGCGCCTGGGGCATCTGCCTCGCGCTGCCGCTGCTGGTGCTGCTCTTCGAACTGGTCCACCGCAGCTACGCCAGGATCGGCGAACGCCTCGAACTCGGCCGGGTGCCCGGCGCCGTCACCCGGCAGCGCTCGCTGGTGATCGTGCCGGTGCACACCATCACCCGGCTGACCCGGGACGCGCTCTGCGCCGCCGTCTCGCTCGGCGACGAGGTGGTGGCGGTGACCGTGATGCACACCGAGCCGGACGCGGAGGACCGGGCGGCCGCCGAGGCGCTCAAGCGGGACTGGGAGCTGTGGAACCCGGGCGTGCCGCTGGTCGAGGTGCCGGACGCCCACCGCCGCCTTGGCCGCCCGCTGGCCGGCTACGCCAACGAACTGGCCGCCGCCCGCGCCTACGACCGGATCACCGTGCTGATCCCCGAGGTCGAACCGGCCCGGCTCTGGCAGCGCGCCCTGCAGAACCAGCGCGGCGCGGTGATCGACCGCGCGCTGCGCCGCCACACCGACGCCGTGGTCTGCCGCCTCCGGCTCCGGATGTGA
- a CDS encoding YajQ family cyclic di-GMP-binding protein produces the protein MADSSFDIVSKVEWQEVDNAINQTSREIATRFDFKNVGGEIKRSGEKIEMKANGEERVKAILDVLKDKFIKRGLSLKALDAAEPQLSGKEYKIFADIKEGITQDDAKKVAKIIRDEGPKGVKAQVQGDELRVTSKSRDDLQAVQALIKGKDLDFAVQFVNYR, from the coding sequence ATGGCCGACTCCAGTTTCGACATCGTCTCGAAGGTCGAGTGGCAGGAGGTCGACAACGCGATCAACCAGACCTCCCGCGAGATCGCCACCCGCTTCGACTTCAAGAACGTCGGCGGCGAGATCAAGCGCTCGGGCGAGAAGATCGAGATGAAGGCCAACGGCGAGGAGCGCGTCAAGGCGATCCTGGACGTGCTGAAGGACAAGTTCATCAAGCGCGGCCTGTCCCTGAAGGCGCTGGACGCGGCGGAGCCGCAGCTGTCCGGCAAGGAGTACAAGATCTTCGCGGACATCAAGGAAGGCATCACCCAGGACGATGCCAAGAAGGTCGCCAAGATCATCCGGGACGAGGGCCCGAAGGGCGTCAAGGCGCAGGTGCAGGGCGACGAGCTCCGCGTCACCTCCAAGAGCCGCGACGACCTCCAGGCCGTGCAGGCCCTGATCAAGGGCAAGGACCTGGACTTCGCGGTCCAGTTCGTGAACTACCGCTAG
- a CDS encoding universal stress protein: MAGRLVELVGWVGVEMGGGGGRVVVGVGGSLGSLAALHRAVGVARGSGGEVVAVLTWVPPGGEHGYRRSPCPPLLAAVRAAAEERLRTALAEAFGGGGAGVPMRSVLVRGEAGPALVAMAYRAEDVLVVGAGRGRWWRPSVARYALRHATCPVLAVPRPALQRELESYHRRSLLHLPHEPLPQ; encoded by the coding sequence GTGGCTGGTCGACTGGTGGAGTTGGTCGGCTGGGTGGGGGTGGAGATGGGCGGCGGCGGCGGGCGGGTCGTGGTCGGGGTCGGGGGGTCGTTGGGGAGTCTGGCGGCGCTGCACCGGGCCGTGGGGGTGGCACGGGGGAGTGGGGGCGAGGTGGTGGCGGTGTTGACGTGGGTGCCGCCCGGGGGTGAGCACGGGTACCGGCGGTCGCCGTGTCCGCCGCTGTTGGCGGCGGTGCGGGCGGCGGCCGAGGAGCGGTTGCGGACGGCGCTGGCGGAGGCGTTCGGGGGCGGCGGGGCCGGGGTGCCGATGAGGTCGGTGCTGGTGCGCGGGGAGGCCGGGCCGGCGTTGGTGGCGATGGCGTACCGGGCGGAGGACGTGCTGGTGGTGGGGGCCGGGCGGGGGAGGTGGTGGCGGCCCTCGGTGGCGCGGTACGCGCTGCGGCACGCCACCTGCCCGGTGCTCGCCGTCCCGAGGCCGGCCCTCCAGCGCGAGCTGGAGTCGTACCACCGCCGCTCGCTGCTCCACCTGCCGCACGAGCCCCTCCCGCAGTAG